The Toxorhynchites rutilus septentrionalis strain SRP chromosome 3, ASM2978413v1, whole genome shotgun sequence genome includes a region encoding these proteins:
- the LOC129775412 gene encoding KH domain-containing, RNA-binding, signal transduction-associated protein 2-like isoform X1, with protein sequence MADQDTNGYNDEASDFKRKNNKSQEHDSELEEDRDSQQQSQKAQEYIKGMIAERIGIDRKYPIADRLLEVEIENVQKSGKPPARRYIDIYREKHIKVSVKVLVPVKEHPRFNFVGKLLGPKGNTLKRLQEDTLCKMAILGRGSMKDRKKEEELRSGMDPKYAHLNDDLHVEVNANGPPAEVHARIAYALAELRKYLIPDSNDFIRQEQMRELMEDAESEAPPKKPFKKPMPVETPPPPPPIAVSRPVPAQKKVLSILDKARAAMEDTHGPSSFRPPPPQRYEEPAYDHGYEPSYAYHPQGPPPPRAKYVPEAPDYEQEYRREYYREPAPYAAAAKPAPVNPIGGRPWKPSSYAGPPRGGHAEEVPIKHGVREVMPRYRHAPYARPTK encoded by the exons ATGGCTGATCAAGACACCAATGGATACAACGATGAGGCGAGCGATTTCAAGCGCAAGAACAACAAAAGCCAGGAACACGACAGCGAGCTGGAGGAGGATCGCGATTCCCAGCAGCAATCACAGAAGGCCCAGGAATACATCAAAGGAATGATTGCTGAACGGATAGGCATCGATCGGAAGTATCCGATTGCCGATCGGCTGCTGGAAGTGG AAATCGAAAACGTCCAGAAATCGGGTAAACCGCCGGCACGGCGGTATATTGATATTTATCGCGAGAAGCATATTAAGGTCAGCGTTAAGGTCTTGGTGCCAGTGAAGGAACACCCGCGATTCAACTTTGTGGGTAAGCTTCTCGGTCCCAAGGGGAACACACTGAAGCGACTCCAAGAGGATACGCTCTGTAAGATGGCCATTCTCGGCCGAGGCTCGATGAAGGATCGCAAAAAGGAGGAAGAGTTGCGTTCGGGAATGGATCCCAAGTATGCCCACCTGAACGACGATTTACACGTTGAGGTGAACGCCAATGGTCCACCGGCCGAGGTTCACGCTCGCATCGCTTATGCTCTAGCCGAACTACGCAAGTATCTGATTCCGGACAGTAACGATTTTATTCGCCAGGAGCAGATGCGAGAGCTTATGGAGGATGCCGAAAGTGAGGCTCCACCaaagaaaccattcaaaaagccAATGCCCGTTGAGACACCGCCTCCGCCGCCACCGATTGCCGTGTCACGACCTGTTCCGGCACAGAAAAAGGTGCTATCCATATTGGATAAAGCTCGAGCTGCCATGGAGGATACCCATGGACCCAG CAGTTTTAGGCCACCTCCACCCCAACGATACGAAGAGCCCGCCTATGATCATGGATACGAACCGAGTTACGCGTATCACCCACAAGGACCACCCCCACCACGGGCCAAATATGTTCCCGAAGCGCCTGATTACGAACAAGAGTACCGTCGTGAGTACTATCGAGAGCCGGCGCCCTATGCAG CCGCTGCGAAGCCGGCCCCCGTCAACCCCATCGGTGGCCGTCCCTGGAAGCCGTCGTCTTACGCAGGGCCACCGCGGGGTGGCCACGCCGAGGAGGTCCCAATCAAACATGGTGTCCGCGAAGTAATGCCCCGCTATCGTCACGCACCGTACGCTCGTCCCACGAAGTAA
- the LOC129775412 gene encoding KH domain-containing, RNA-binding, signal transduction-associated protein 2-like isoform X2 yields MADQDTNGYNDEASDFKRKNNKSQEHDSELEEDRDSQQQSQKAQEYIKGMIAERIGIDRKYPIADRLLEVEIENVQKSGKPPARRYIDIYREKHIKVSVKVLVPVKEHPRFNFVGKLLGPKGNTLKRLQEDTLCKMAILGRGSMKDRKKEEELRSGMDPKYAHLNDDLHVEVNANGPPAEVHARIAYALAELRKYLIPDSNDFIRQEQMRELMEDAESEAPPKKPFKKPMPVETPPPPPPIAVSRPVPAQKKVLSILDKARAAMEDTHGPSFRPPPPQRYEEPAYDHGYEPSYAYHPQGPPPPRAKYVPEAPDYEQEYRREYYREPAPYAAAAKPAPVNPIGGRPWKPSSYAGPPRGGHAEEVPIKHGVREVMPRYRHAPYARPTK; encoded by the exons ATGGCTGATCAAGACACCAATGGATACAACGATGAGGCGAGCGATTTCAAGCGCAAGAACAACAAAAGCCAGGAACACGACAGCGAGCTGGAGGAGGATCGCGATTCCCAGCAGCAATCACAGAAGGCCCAGGAATACATCAAAGGAATGATTGCTGAACGGATAGGCATCGATCGGAAGTATCCGATTGCCGATCGGCTGCTGGAAGTGG AAATCGAAAACGTCCAGAAATCGGGTAAACCGCCGGCACGGCGGTATATTGATATTTATCGCGAGAAGCATATTAAGGTCAGCGTTAAGGTCTTGGTGCCAGTGAAGGAACACCCGCGATTCAACTTTGTGGGTAAGCTTCTCGGTCCCAAGGGGAACACACTGAAGCGACTCCAAGAGGATACGCTCTGTAAGATGGCCATTCTCGGCCGAGGCTCGATGAAGGATCGCAAAAAGGAGGAAGAGTTGCGTTCGGGAATGGATCCCAAGTATGCCCACCTGAACGACGATTTACACGTTGAGGTGAACGCCAATGGTCCACCGGCCGAGGTTCACGCTCGCATCGCTTATGCTCTAGCCGAACTACGCAAGTATCTGATTCCGGACAGTAACGATTTTATTCGCCAGGAGCAGATGCGAGAGCTTATGGAGGATGCCGAAAGTGAGGCTCCACCaaagaaaccattcaaaaagccAATGCCCGTTGAGACACCGCCTCCGCCGCCACCGATTGCCGTGTCACGACCTGTTCCGGCACAGAAAAAGGTGCTATCCATATTGGATAAAGCTCGAGCTGCCATGGAGGATACCCATGGACCCAG TTTTAGGCCACCTCCACCCCAACGATACGAAGAGCCCGCCTATGATCATGGATACGAACCGAGTTACGCGTATCACCCACAAGGACCACCCCCACCACGGGCCAAATATGTTCCCGAAGCGCCTGATTACGAACAAGAGTACCGTCGTGAGTACTATCGAGAGCCGGCGCCCTATGCAG CCGCTGCGAAGCCGGCCCCCGTCAACCCCATCGGTGGCCGTCCCTGGAAGCCGTCGTCTTACGCAGGGCCACCGCGGGGTGGCCACGCCGAGGAGGTCCCAATCAAACATGGTGTCCGCGAAGTAATGCCCCGCTATCGTCACGCACCGTACGCTCGTCCCACGAAGTAA